In Streptomyces pluripotens, the genomic window GCGGATCATCCGCCAGGTACGCGCCACGTGGTGAGGCGGAACGCCTGAGCAGAGCGGGTCCCGCCGGTATGGCGGGACCCGCTCCGTCCGACCGCTGTCCCGGCCCTCCTACCCGCCGGACCATCACCCCATGGCCCGAGCCTTGCGGTAGAGCACCGCGCCCGCGAGCAGCGCGCCCGCACCGGCGGGCAGCACAAGGCCCAGCGGCACGTCATTGCCGGTGTGTGCGAGCTGGGCGGTGACCGGGGTCCTGCCGGAGCCGGCGCCCTGCGCCTCGACGCGGGACGACGCCTCCTTCACCTGCGACGATCCAGGGGACGCGGGGCCGCCGTGAGGGGGCGGGGTACCCGGTGTACCGGAGTGCCCCGGCTTACCGGGGTGGTGTGGGGTTCCGGGGTGACCCGGGTGACCAGGATGGCCGGGATGGCCGGGATGACCGGGGTGACCAGGGTGGCCCGGATGACCGGGATGCCCGGGGTGATTGCCGTGTCCGCCACCGTTCGCGCAGTCGTCGCCCGTGGTGGCGTTGCCGCCCCCGATCACGTTGACGCTGTTGCCGCACACGTTCACCGGAACATCGATCGGCGCCTGCACAGTGTTGCCGGAACCAACCCCCGGCGAGCCGCTGGTGTGGCCG contains:
- a CDS encoding chaplin, translating into MRQGTRKGLMTMAAATGVIAAAGGYAHADSVTSGTAAGSPGVLSGNTVQAPVHAPVNVCGNTVNVVGLLNPSMGNKCVHRGGTSMGHGGSGGTHAGGHTSGSPGVGSGNTVQAPIDVPVNVCGNSVNVIGGGNATTGDDCANGGGHGNHPGHPGHPGHPGHPGHPGHPGHPGHPGHPGTPHHPGKPGHSGTPGTPPPHGGPASPGSSQVKEASSRVEAQGAGSGRTPVTAQLAHTGNDVPLGLVLPAGAGALLAGAVLYRKARAMG